A genome region from Setaria italica strain Yugu1 chromosome III, Setaria_italica_v2.0, whole genome shotgun sequence includes the following:
- the LOC101784431 gene encoding protein STIG1, translating into MRSFAVLLIMALATVVAPPVAIASRAGLPARSSRFLAANAAPVVYDCSKKSASVCLAPGSPGATCCGGQCVDTVFSPYHCGGCNKVCKNRHGTCCGGNCVDLDSDKDNCGRCGNQCSKKCSYGFCDYA; encoded by the coding sequence ATGAGAAGCTTCGCCGTGCTTTTGATCATGGCACTAGCCaccgtcgtcgcgccgccggtTGCCATCGCTAGCCGAGCAGGGCTTCCGGCCAGGAGCAGCCGGTTCCTGGCGGCCAACGCCGCCCCGGTCGTCTACGACTGCTCCAAGAAATCGGCCTCCGTCTGCCTCGCGCCGGGGAGCCCAGGGGCGACGTGCTGCGGCGGCCAGTGCGTCGACACCGTCTTCAGCCCGTACCACTGCGGCGGCTGCAACAAGGTGTGCAAGAACCGGCACGGCACTTGCTGCGGCGGGAACTGCGTCGACCTGGACTCCGACAAGGACAACTGCGGCAGGTGCGGGAACCAGTGCAGCAAGAAGTGCAGCTATGGTTTCTGTGACTATGCTTAG